ACCCCTGACCACCcatggctccctgctcctccttccaCAACTGGTACTTTAGCACAACTCTGAGAATCATGGTAGCAAATACTGAATGCGCTACTCTGAGCATGCCCAGTTGGGAGGAGTCATTGTTTTTACTACTAGAAGAAAACCTTTTTTCTCCTGTgagatatttttctaattctccttgaggaatgtggtgtgtgtgtgtgtgtgtgtgtgtgtgtgtaaaagataggtccaaatattttattttctatgttcaCATTTCTAGTCACTACAGACTAGACAGGATTTTAAAAGTCTGTCTCAGGAACATCAGTCTCACTAGATACAACAgtccacaacaacaaaaaaacgttTTATGGTCAAATGAAGTTGAGGCATCAACTTCTTAGAGACCCACAATATTTATTGGCATTTTAAAGGCTTGCGTAAATTCTGAGGCTTACTTAACGGTGTTTAATGTGATATTTTCCAAACTAATTTGATAGTACAACCCATTTTATTGTGTAAAACATATTATTAACCCACAGAATAATATCCTATAAGGTATGTGTAGGGAAATGATTGTCCAGAAACATAATTTAAAGAATAAGAGTTGGgtatcccagggcacctgggtggctcagtgggttaagcctctgccttcagctcagggcatgatctcagggtctgggattgggccctgcatagTGCTCTCCTCttagcggggagactgctttcccctctctctctgcctgcctctctgcctacttgagatttctttctctctgtcaagtaaataaataaaattaaaaaaaaaaaaagaattgggtatCTCAATTATCAATTGATTTTGCTACAGGACATCAATGGGAGAAGATTCCTCTGAGCATCAGTAACCAGGAAATAAGTAGACAGAAGGAAAGGATTGCTGAACAACTtctagaagagaaggaagaggaggatgggaaGAACAAAGCTCGCCAGGCAGCTGAAATTGAATGGTTGGGATTTCGGAAACCTAGCCAAGTTGATGTGTTGCATTCTAAacatgaggaggaggaagaagtttgGGATGAAGAAATTAATAATGATGACGATGATTgcaatgatgatgaagatgaagtTCGAGtgatagaatttaagaaaaaaaatgaagagggttCTCAATTAAAAGGGGAAGGTGACGCAAAtgaggactccccactgagcagccccAGTTCCCAACCTGTGACGCCTGAGGAGCAGCCAACCTTCGGGAAGAAGAGTGATATCTCTAGAAATGCTTATTCAAGATACAATACAATATCCTATCGGAAAATCAGGAAGGGGAACACCAAGCAGAGAATTGATGAATTTGAGTCTATGATGCACTTATAAATTAAATGGAACTGAGGAATTCTCCTGCCCACTAAAGCAAAATCTAATTCTATTTTCCTGAGACACATCTTTGCATGTCTTATTTGAGTCATCCTCTTTAAAGATGTGAAAGCTTAACCTCTGTTTCACTGTaggaaaaatatggaaataatccTAGACAAAATTCAGTCTGGTAACCTCAAGTCAAAAAGCTTTAGATTCATTCATgggcatttgctttttaaaatttcactaatATGGACTTGTGTGATAAGCACTAAACAGCAAACAGCAAGCACCCCTAGAGAATCTGGCATGATTTGGCTTGTTAAAAGTAACAACACTGGGAAATACAGTCATCAAATGAAAGAGGACTATGAGAAATGACCTGTATTTCTTTTGGTGTCTTTCTTCCTGTACATTGAGGGTGCTAGAAAGTCTGGTATTAAGCCTATTTCATTTCAACTTGTTTTTATAGACACTAGCAATAAGCTGTCCAAAATGTTTTGCCTTTCCTATTATCTTCAGAAAAGATTTTAAGTGGCTTTCCTTGGCATCTACAGAGTGAAAAATCTGTATAGGCCTTCTTCCTAGGTGTTACCATTGACTGAATTTTCTCACTAGAGGGGCTGAGCAGTTGTCATGTCAGGAGAATTCTGTTATTAAATGTTGGATTTATGCAGTCAAGATGAATAAAATCCATTGTGAGGTTGATACAGGGAGGGACTAGAGGATTGGTGGGCAATAGACTAAGGAGtcagatagtttatttttgtgactgAAAATAAAATCTCGTCTAGCACAGTTAAAGtcattaaaagtgaaaatgacagCTTTAGCACAGTTTTAAGAAAATACCCTTCTCTATTACCACACTTTCTCTTATTAACAGTAtctcagaataattttctttccttagaaACCCAAGACAACTCTAGTCATAACTGTACTAGTTactatgaaaatggaaataattatcTTAGGATATTTTCAAAGTAGAGTGTGAGCATGTATTTTTAGTAAGAAAGCTCTGATAGTCGTTGGGAATATAGAATTTACTGGACCTCAGCCCAAATCAAGATGCTTAAGACTGTGCCTGTGGAGTTTCACTGAAGCCAGTGTATCAaataatgtattaaatatttatgaaaagggagagtctatatttttattcttagatagtttcataattttttatttcaggcaTCCATATATATCACCCTGAACTTTCTGTCACCACAGATAAAGATATTTTTGGCCCtg
Above is a genomic segment from Mustela lutreola isolate mMusLut2 chromosome 3, mMusLut2.pri, whole genome shotgun sequence containing:
- the ERMN gene encoding ermin, which codes for MTDVPGTLSPAECNGDTPPENGQQSITKTNVEASDVDGTPPYYRVEPHLEDLPTEGNQEKSEKLQGNIVGNWSTDEKILKEKPEENLFIVHKAITDLSLQETSVDEMTFREGHQWEKIPLSISNQEISRQKERIAEQLLEEKEEEDGKNKARQAAEIEWLGFRKPSQVDVLHSKHEEEEEVWDEEINNDDDDCNDDEDEVRVIEFKKKNEEGSQLKGEGDANEDSPLSSPSSQPVTPEEQPTFGKKSDISRNAYSRYNTISYRKIRKGNTKQRIDEFESMMHL